ACCCAGGCCAGCGCCGTCGCGATGACGGCTTCGAGGCAGGCCACGACACCGGCCACCTGGGGCGACAGCCTGCGCACGGACAGCACCCCGGTGACGTAGGCGACGACCGTCGCGATGAGGACGATCCAGGTGAGGAGGGCCCAGGCAGGCATCGCGGCGCCGTCGAGGTCCGCGTCACCGGCGAGCACCGACCAGTCCATGCCCCAGGGCCGTGCGACGGCGGTGAGTACGACGGTGCCGACGAGCAGTCCGTACGCGATGACGCCGAGCGGGTCCGGGGCGTCGTCGCCCGCGTCGCTGCCCTGGTCGGACAGGACGAAGTAGCCGACCTGGCAGCAGGCGGCGCCGAGCGCGAGCAGGAGTCCGACGGCGTCGAAGCTCAGCCCCGCCCACACCTCGACGACGCAGGCGAGGCCGCCGACGGCGAGGATCACGCCGAGTGCGGCCGCCCGCGTCACCGGCCGCCGCTGCACGAAGCGGACCCAGCCGAGGACGAGCGCGGGCGCGAGGTACTCGATCAGCAGGGCGACGCCGACGGGGATACGGGAGAGCGCCGCGAAGTAGCAGGCCTGGACGCCCGCGACGGCGAGGAGGCCGAAGCCGGCGAGCAGCGCGGGCCTGCTCCGCAACAGTCCGCGGTGGCGCCACGCGACGGGCAGCATCACCAGGGCGGCGCCCGCCACCCGCAGCCACACCACGTGCAGGGGGTCCAGACCCGCCTCGATCAGCGGTTTCGCCGCGACACCTGAGCCGCCGAAGGCGACCGCCGAGAGTAGGGCGAGCCCCAGACCGACGCCCCTGCCGGGCTTCACCTGTATCCCCTCAGACGCTTGCACCGGCACATCATGGCAGGTGACGTCATGAGCGTCACGCCGCTAGACCCCTGTCTCAATCGGCGGACACCACGGTGCGCCCCGCCCTGTGCTACCCCTGACCTCCGGCGAACCCGTGGCCGTGACCGCCCTCGGCGGCGTACTGCCTGCACCCCGCCTCTATGCGGGACAGCAGCACCGGAACGTCCACGCGCGCTCGCGCGAGGACCTCGACCGCCCGGCACTCCGGGTCGGTGACGAGCCCGGCGAGCAGGTCCATGCCGAGGGCACGCGGTTCGCCGCGCCGTTCGGCGCGTTCCAGGGCCACGTCCATCGCGGTGGTGGCGGACGGGGACCATCCGGTCTCCCGTACGGGCGTCACGACCGGGACGGCACCGGAGTCCTCGACGGTGCCCTGCCACTGGAGGCCGTAGCCGATGCTGCGCTGCACGAGATAGCCGAGGACCCGTACGGCCTGGGCACCGCTTTCGAAGACGGCGCGCACCTCGGGGTCGGTCTCCAGGAGGGAGTGCAGCAGATGTGCGGTGTCGATCTGCCGGTCGCCGTCACGGAGGGCGCGTCGACGCGCCCCGGACACCACTGACGCCAGCTCCGCGGTGAGTCCGGAGTCGGGTTCTTCTCGGGTCGGGCCGGGCTCGGCGCCCGACGGGGTACGGCTATGCACATCTCCCACCACATCAACCCCCAGGGGCATATGCATCGGCGGCGGGAAGCATCTTCACGTCCGACACAGGGTGGGCAAGCGGGCGTTGGTTGTCCTCCTTACGGATGAGATCCAACGATCCGCGCGGACGCTCGCGCGCCGCCTTGCCCACCACCCCGTGCGCGCCGGGCGCCCGCATCCGGCGCGCAACCATCACACCGGCCCGCTCGTCCCACAAGCATGGAGAGCAGGTGCTGGATGGTCGCCCTGCCTGCGGTCGACGGCAGGCAGTACTTCTACCGGGTGTACGCACCCGACGACGCGCTGCCCGCCGACCTCTTCTGGGACGCCTGGCACTGCCACGACGAGAGCCCGCTCCCGAGGGCGTCGGACCTGTTCGACGCGGCGGTCATACGGCGGGTCGGCTAGGGCCTGTGGCGAAAGTCCCGCCTGCCCCGCGACGCCCGGCACGCGCCGTCAGTCCCGGAACCCGCCCGCTCCGCGCCCCGGCCACGTCCCGATGACCACCGTCGCGTACCTCTCCTCGTCGCTCACCACCCGCGCCGCCAGACCGGCCCGTTCGACGGCGTCGACCGCCGCGGACACCTGCCCCTCGCTCGTCTCGAAGAGGAGGTGACCGCCGGGCGCCAGCCACGCGGGCGCCCCCTTGGTCACCCGGCGCAGCACGTCGAGTCCGTCCGCGCCGCCGTCGAGCGCCACGCGCGCCTCGTGGACGCGGGCCTCGGCGGGCAGCAGACCCACCTCTCCGGAGGGGACGTACGGGACGTTCGCAAGGAGGATGTCGACGCGCCCCCGGAGAGCGTCGGGCAGCGGGTCGTAGAGGTCTCCTTCGTAGACCTCGCCTCCGGCCTCGACGACGTTGCGGCGGGCGCAGCGGACCGCCGCGGGGTCGATGTCGGCCGCGTACAACTCGACTTGTTCGAGGCCCGCGGCGAGCGCGGCCCCGAGGGCCCCCGATCCGCAGCACAGGTCGACGACGACGGCCGCGCGTCCGGCGAGTTCGGCGGCCAGGCCGACGAGGAACTCGGTGCGGCGGCGCGGTACGAACACCCTTGGGTCCACGGCTATCCGCAGCCCTCGGAACTCCGCCCATCCCAGGACGTGTTCGAGCGGCAGGCCGGCCGCGCGGCGCTCGACCATGGCGGCCACTTCGGAGGGGGTGTGCGCGGTGGAGAGGATCAACTCCGCCTCGTCCTCGGCGAAGACACAGCCGGCGGCACGCAGCGTGCTGATGACGGAGGAACGATGTGACGTGGAGAAAGTCGAGACCGACATGTGAGGAATACCTTTCGGGAACCTGATGGGGCTCCCTCGGGTCACCTGCGCCGGTACGCCGGGTGAACTACGCGGTCGCGAGAGGGGAGCACCCGACCTGCTACTGCGGTAATGGGTCTCACCTCCAAAGCGCGCCGCCTGTGTCCGTCACAGGGCAGAGGGAACAGTACCTCACCCCTGACCGGGCAGAACATACGAGGCCACGCCCCCGGTTCCACCGCTCACCAAACCTGACGGTTCATCAGTATTGAATGTTCGGGGGCCTGCGGCTACGTTCCGCGACACCGTAGCTGCGGCCGTCGCAGCGCCCGACGGGAAGGGGTGGCCGCATGGCCGAAGTCAGCGCGGAGGCAAGGATCGAGGCGCCCGCCGAGAAGATCTGGGACCGGCTCACCGACTTCTCCTCCTACGGCGAGTGGAACTCCACGCACACGAGCTTCCCCCAGGGCGGGCCCACGACGCTGGAAGTGGGCGGCACCTTCGTGGAGAACATGAAGCTGATGGGCTTCCCCGCCGAGGTCAACTGGACCATCGGCGAACTGGAGACCGCCCGCACCCTCGCCATCGCGGGCAAGGGCCCCATGGGCGTCAACGTCGGTACCCGCTACTCCCTCTCACCCGAGGGGACGGCGACGGTGGTCCGCATCGAAGGCGAGTTCACGGGGGCCGCGGTCTCCCTGATGGCGGGCAAGCTGCGGGACTCGGCGACGGCCGCGCTCAACGAATCGCTGCGCAAACTGGACGGCTTGGTGACCTGACCCGACCGACCGACCGACCGACCGCCTGCCCGACCGACCTCCCGCCCGCCACGGGCCCAGCACCCCGGACACATCAGAGCACACCAAAAAGGCGCCCCACACGATGCGTGCGGGGCGCCTCATCTGCGGTGCGGGCCATCGGCCCCGACCACCTCAGTCCTCATCGGCGAGGATCAGGTACATCTTCTTGCGGGCGTCGTTGATGACCGTCAGCGCCTTCTCGCGCTGCTCCTTGGTACCGGTCTTCCAGACCTGGCCGAACGCCTCCATCAGACCGAAGCCGGCCTGCCGGATCTCGTTCAGCGTGTCCCAGTCGACCCCGCGGCCCGCCTCTTCCCACGGCGCTTCGGGGCCCTCCTCGGCCGCCTCGCGCCCGGCACCGGTGAGCGAGAAGAGCTTCTTGCCGCCTTCGCTGGCGCTGCTGATCAGACCCTCGTCCTCCAGCAACTGGAGGGTCGGGTAGACCGAACCGGGGCTGGGCTTCCACGCCCCGCCGCTGCGCTCGGCGATCTCCTGGATCATTTCGTAGCCGTGCATGGGCCGGTCCTTCAGCAGGGCCAGGATCGACGCGCGTACGTCGCCCCGCCGCGCCCTGCCGCGCGGACCGCCACCGCGTCCGCCCCGGCCGCCCCAGGGACCACCGGGCCCGCCGAAGCCGGGCCCGAACGGACCGAACGCGCCGCGCCGCCCGTCGAAGTCACCGAATCCGCCGAAGCCACCGAAGCCTCCGCGGCCGAATCCCTCACGGCCCTCGGGGCCGCCGCGGCGGCCGTGTCCGTGGCCGCGACCGTGCTCGTGTTCAGAACCATGGGTACGCATGGTGATCACTCCTGTCGTCGATTGTTCGTATCAGTCGCGAATCTGTCGCGATGCCTCAACGATATATCGGAACAGTTCGGCTGGCAAGCCTCACCGACTGAGCCGACCGAGCCGCCTGAGTCACCGCCGACCTGCGTGACCTGTCGGGCGTTCAGGACGTAGACGTACGGAAGATCTGGCGCACCGCCCCCCGCAGCCACTGATGCGCGCCGTCCGCCGCGTGGCGGGGGTGCCAGGCCATGCCGATCGTCAGGGGCGGCAGGGGCAGTGGGATGTCGAGCACGTGGAGCCCCAGGACGGACGCGGGTGCGGTGACCGGTGACGGGGTCTCACCGTCGGGCACCGCGGGAATCAGACAGACCACGTCGCTGGCGGCCGCGAGGGTCAACGCGGCCAAGTGGCTGGGCAGGACCGCGCTCACGCGTCGCTGCAGGCCGTGTTCGGCCAGGGCGGCGTCCAGCGGGCCCGAGAAGCGGCCGCGGCGGCTGACCACCACGTGTTCGGCGGCGGCGAGCCGGGCCGGGGTCAGCGGTTTGCGGGTCAGGGGGTGGTCGGGGCGGACGGCCGCCGCCATCCGCAGGGTCACCAGTTCCTCGACCTGCGTCTCGGGGTCGACGTGGTCGATGGAGCCGATCTCCAGGTCGATCCGGCCGTCACGGAGCGCCGGGCCCGCCTCCAGCTCCTCGGCCCGCATCCGCAGGGAGACCCCCGGCGCCTCCTGACGGGCCAGCCGCAACAGGGCGGGCGCCAGCGCCGCGCCGATCAGGTCGGCGCCCTGGACGGTGAACGTGCTGCTGAGAGTGGCCGGGTCGACGGGCGTCTCGGGCGTGAGCAGCGCCGTGATGCGGCGCACCACCCCGGCGGCCTCCTCTCGCAGCGCCAGCGCGCGGGGAGTGGGGACCATCACTTGTCCCGCGCGGACCAGGAG
The sequence above is a segment of the Streptomyces sp. Je 1-369 genome. Coding sequences within it:
- a CDS encoding PadR family transcriptional regulator, producing MRTHGSEHEHGRGHGHGRRGGPEGREGFGRGGFGGFGGFGDFDGRRGAFGPFGPGFGGPGGPWGGRGGRGGGPRGRARRGDVRASILALLKDRPMHGYEMIQEIAERSGGAWKPSPGSVYPTLQLLEDEGLISSASEGGKKLFSLTGAGREAAEEGPEAPWEEAGRGVDWDTLNEIRQAGFGLMEAFGQVWKTGTKEQREKALTVINDARKKMYLILADED
- a CDS encoding putative protein N(5)-glutamine methyltransferase encodes the protein MSVSTFSTSHRSSVISTLRAAGCVFAEDEAELILSTAHTPSEVAAMVERRAAGLPLEHVLGWAEFRGLRIAVDPRVFVPRRRTEFLVGLAAELAGRAAVVVDLCCGSGALGAALAAGLEQVELYAADIDPAAVRCARRNVVEAGGEVYEGDLYDPLPDALRGRVDILLANVPYVPSGEVGLLPAEARVHEARVALDGGADGLDVLRRVTKGAPAWLAPGGHLLFETSEGQVSAAVDAVERAGLAARVVSDEERYATVVIGTWPGRGAGGFRD
- a CDS encoding LysR family transcriptional regulator, producing MQVKSTDPVLDANLAIALDALLAEESVTKAAARMHTSPAAMSRTLGRLRRILRDPLLVRAGQVMVPTPRALALREEAAGVVRRITALLTPETPVDPATLSSTFTVQGADLIGAALAPALLRLARQEAPGVSLRMRAEELEAGPALRDGRIDLEIGSIDHVDPETQVEELVTLRMAAAVRPDHPLTRKPLTPARLAAAEHVVVSRRGRFSGPLDAALAEHGLQRRVSAVLPSHLAALTLAAASDVVCLIPAVPDGETPSPVTAPASVLGLHVLDIPLPLPPLTIGMAWHPRHAADGAHQWLRGAVRQIFRTSTS
- a CDS encoding Clp protease N-terminal domain-containing protein, producing MHSRTPSGAEPGPTREEPDSGLTAELASVVSGARRRALRDGDRQIDTAHLLHSLLETDPEVRAVFESGAQAVRVLGYLVQRSIGYGLQWQGTVEDSGAVPVVTPVRETGWSPSATTAMDVALERAERRGEPRALGMDLLAGLVTDPECRAVEVLARARVDVPVLLSRIEAGCRQYAAEGGHGHGFAGGQG
- a CDS encoding EamA family transporter, producing MKPGRGVGLGLALLSAVAFGGSGVAAKPLIEAGLDPLHVVWLRVAGAALVMLPVAWRHRGLLRSRPALLAGFGLLAVAGVQACYFAALSRIPVGVALLIEYLAPALVLGWVRFVQRRPVTRAAALGVILAVGGLACVVEVWAGLSFDAVGLLLALGAACCQVGYFVLSDQGSDAGDDAPDPLGVIAYGLLVGTVVLTAVARPWGMDWSVLAGDADLDGAAMPAWALLTWIVLIATVVAYVTGVLSVRRLSPQVAGVVACLEAVIATALAWVVLGEHLSAPQVVGGAVVLVGAFIAQSSAPTEPVVQGAVPAPETELSRSGSRS
- a CDS encoding SRPBCC family protein; translated protein: MAEVSAEARIEAPAEKIWDRLTDFSSYGEWNSTHTSFPQGGPTTLEVGGTFVENMKLMGFPAEVNWTIGELETARTLAIAGKGPMGVNVGTRYSLSPEGTATVVRIEGEFTGAAVSLMAGKLRDSATAALNESLRKLDGLVT